In Crassostrea angulata isolate pt1a10 chromosome 6, ASM2561291v2, whole genome shotgun sequence, a genomic segment contains:
- the LOC128188906 gene encoding BTB/POZ domain-containing protein KCTD7-like: MDPYRMTDNNNSFPSVITLNVGGRIFATRLSTLLKYPDSMLAVMFSGRHVIDKDSDGNYFIDRDGTHFNHILNFLRNDQDLPPVALAEEVLKEAMFYGIAPLIDAMKNSPPLFAEYVVRQNIRDKIEDYSAVKQKLIDLAREQVVESGAIISVVRVATTKNQPIPGDLQFSKQVYKQFYRKFRTYKSFESCFGKYHLHIPCENIKGLPNVVMDVLANCLTCDLNKEGYHCSYSVEGIHDEEHKLKTITWSDDEFHVCTSCHVFRFDWLDTSLQF, encoded by the exons ATGGATCCTTACCGTATGACCGACAATAATAATTCA TTTCCATCCGTCATCACCTTAAATGTAGGTGGGAGGATCTTTGCCACTCGACTCTCAACACTGCTGAAGTATCCCGATTCTATGTTGGCTGTGATGTTTAGTGGACGACATGTCATTGACAAAGACAGTGATGGCAACTACTTCATTGATAGGGATGGTACTCATTTTAACcacattttaaatttcttgAGAAATGATCAGGACCTACCACCAGTTGCACTTGCTGAAGAAGTACTAAAGGAGGCAATGTTCTATGGAATTGCACCTTTAATTGATGCCATGAAGAATTCGCCTCCACTGTTTGCCGAGTATGTCGTGAGGCAAAATATCCGAGATAAAATCGAGGATTATAGTGCTGTTAAACAGAAATTAATAGACCTCGCCAGAGAGCAGGTGGTAGAAAGTGGTGCCATAATTTCAGTGGTGAGAGTCGCCACCACCAAGAATCAACCAATCCCAGGAGATCTGCAGTTTTCTAAACAAGTGTACAAGCAATTCTACAGAAAGTTTCGAACATACAAGTCTTTCGAATCATGCTTTGGCAAATACCATCTCCATATTCCCTGTGAAAATATCAAGGGGCTGCCCAATGTTGTTATGGACGTGCTTGCCAACTGTTTAACATGTGATCTGAATAAAGAGGGCTACCATTGCTCTTATTCTGTTGAGGGAATACACGATGAGGAACATAAACTGAAGACCATCACATGGTCCGATGATGAATTTCATGTCTGCACTAGCTGCCACGTTTTTCGTTTCGATTGGCTGGATACATcacttcaattttaa